From the Deltaproteobacteria bacterium genome, one window contains:
- a CDS encoding FdhF/YdeP family oxidoreductase — MPLHPKLWAGLVPNGLGQVKPDHYGDMLRVLWRNRDQLPFAWRILRDGVCDGCALGTSGLHDWTMDGIHLCMVRLELLRMNTMGPLDPTRLAGAAALTGLDNRALRDLGRLPVPMRRGHGEPGFTPVSWDEALAEVAATVRAARAGGPEGGRRLAFYLTSRGVTNETYYVAQKVARALGTNHVDNAARICHAPSTVALRQALGVAASTCSYRDWLEADWIVFFGSDVPNNQPVTTKYLYYARTRAKAPGSDRREGAKVAVVNPLREPGLERYWVPSVFESAVFGTKLCDDWFPVHTGGDRAFLTGVLKELAATGGIDERFVAAHTSGFEAVRAQAEAAGWDELERESGASRDDMRRFADRYRAARRVVFVWSMGITQHVEGVDNVRAIVNLALARGMIGRPGCGLMPIRGHSGVQGGAEVGCVPNAFPGAVAVDPEGARRMEAHWGFAPPAWPGLPAGQMVEAAHAGALDLLWCVGGNFVETLPDPAWVREALARVPLRVHQDVVVSPTMLVDPAPGGAVLLLPATTRYEQPGGGTETTTERRIVFSPEIPGRRIGEARAEWQVFLDLLERVDPALAERTGFADAAAIRAEIGRVVPDYAGIEQLAQKGDQLQWGGPRLCERDGAPWFPTPDGRARFAPVPLALRPEAAGEEPIPPGRFRVSTRRGKQFNSMLWSERDPLTGAARDEVLISAADAARLGLAEGARVRLVAPTGALEARVRVAPIRPGNLQVHWPEGNVLIARDRYDPRCGEPDYNALVALEPL; from the coding sequence ATGCCGCTCCACCCGAAGCTCTGGGCGGGCCTCGTGCCGAACGGCCTCGGCCAGGTGAAGCCCGACCACTACGGCGACATGCTGCGCGTGCTGTGGCGCAACCGCGACCAGCTCCCCTTCGCATGGCGCATCCTGCGCGACGGGGTGTGCGACGGCTGCGCGCTCGGCACGAGCGGCCTCCACGACTGGACGATGGACGGCATCCACCTGTGCATGGTGCGCCTCGAGCTCCTGCGCATGAACACGATGGGCCCGCTCGATCCCACCCGCCTCGCCGGCGCCGCCGCGCTCACGGGCCTCGACAACCGCGCGCTCCGCGACCTCGGCCGGCTCCCGGTGCCGATGCGGCGTGGCCACGGCGAGCCCGGCTTCACGCCGGTCTCCTGGGACGAGGCGCTCGCCGAGGTCGCCGCGACGGTGCGTGCCGCGCGCGCCGGGGGACCGGAGGGCGGCCGCCGCCTGGCTTTCTACCTGACCTCGCGCGGCGTCACCAACGAGACCTACTACGTCGCCCAGAAGGTGGCGCGCGCGCTCGGGACGAACCACGTGGACAACGCGGCTCGCATCTGCCACGCGCCGAGCACCGTGGCGCTGCGCCAGGCGCTCGGTGTCGCGGCTTCGACCTGCTCCTACCGGGACTGGCTCGAGGCCGACTGGATCGTGTTCTTCGGAAGCGACGTCCCGAACAACCAGCCGGTCACCACCAAGTACCTCTACTACGCCCGGACCCGCGCGAAGGCCCCGGGATCCGACCGCCGCGAGGGCGCGAAGGTCGCGGTCGTGAACCCGCTGCGCGAGCCGGGCCTCGAGCGCTACTGGGTCCCCTCGGTCTTCGAGAGCGCCGTCTTCGGAACGAAGCTCTGCGACGACTGGTTCCCGGTCCACACCGGGGGCGACCGCGCCTTCCTGACCGGCGTCCTGAAGGAGCTCGCCGCGACGGGCGGCATCGACGAGCGCTTCGTGGCCGCGCACACGAGCGGCTTCGAGGCCGTGCGCGCGCAGGCCGAGGCGGCCGGCTGGGACGAGCTCGAGCGCGAGTCGGGCGCCTCGCGCGACGACATGCGCCGCTTCGCCGACCGCTACCGTGCGGCCCGCCGCGTGGTCTTCGTCTGGAGCATGGGGATCACGCAGCACGTCGAGGGCGTCGACAACGTGCGCGCGATCGTGAACCTGGCGCTGGCGCGCGGGATGATCGGGCGGCCCGGCTGCGGGCTCATGCCGATCCGCGGGCACAGCGGCGTGCAGGGCGGTGCCGAGGTGGGGTGCGTGCCGAACGCCTTCCCGGGCGCCGTCGCGGTGGATCCCGAGGGCGCCCGGCGGATGGAGGCGCACTGGGGCTTCGCCCCGCCCGCGTGGCCGGGGCTGCCCGCCGGACAGATGGTGGAGGCGGCGCACGCGGGGGCGCTCGACCTCCTCTGGTGCGTCGGCGGCAACTTCGTCGAGACGCTGCCGGACCCGGCGTGGGTGCGCGAGGCGCTCGCGCGCGTGCCGCTGCGCGTGCACCAGGACGTGGTGGTGTCGCCCACGATGCTCGTGGACCCGGCGCCCGGCGGCGCCGTGCTGCTGCTGCCGGCCACGACCCGCTACGAGCAGCCGGGCGGGGGCACCGAGACGACCACCGAGCGGCGCATCGTCTTCTCGCCCGAGATCCCGGGGCGCCGCATCGGCGAGGCGCGCGCGGAGTGGCAGGTCTTCCTCGACCTCCTCGAGCGGGTGGACCCGGCGCTCGCGGAGCGCACGGGCTTCGCCGACGCCGCCGCGATCCGTGCCGAGATCGGGCGCGTCGTACCCGACTACGCCGGCATCGAGCAGCTCGCGCAGAAGGGCGATCAGCTCCAATGGGGCGGCCCGCGCCTGTGCGAGCGCGACGGCGCGCCGTGGTTCCCGACGCCGGACGGCCGCGCCCGCTTCGCGCCCGTTCCGCTCGCGCTGCGCCCGGAGGCGGCCGGCGAGGAGCCCATCCCGCCCGGCCGCTTCCGCGTGAGCACCCGGCGCGGCAAGCAGTTCAATTCGATGCTCTGGAGCGAGCGCGATCCGCTGACCGGCGCCGCGCGCGACGAGGTCCTGATCAGCGCCGCGGACGCCGCGCGGCTCGGGCTCGCGGAGGGCGCGCGCGTGCGCCTCGTCGCGCCCACGGGCGCACTCGAAGCGCGCGTGCGGGTGGCGCCGATCCGCCCCGGCAACCTCCAGGTGCACTGGCCCGAGGGCAACGTGCTGATCGCGCGCGACCGCTACGACCCCCGCTGCGGCGAGCCCGACTACAACGCGCTGGTCGCGCTGGAGCCGCTGTGA
- the fdhD gene encoding formate dehydrogenase accessory sulfurtransferase FdhD yields the protein MRDSAADPALELWPARVVVDGAAHELPDPVVVEEPLEIQVGGQPLVVTMRTPGHDRELAAGWLFGEGLIETREDLLALVDGAAAGRANVVDVRLRDERAVAAARAARGFLSASACGVCGKTAIEHVFARGLPALPGGRPQVARAWLEGLPARMRAAQPLFARTGGLHAAALFAAGGELAVLREDVGRHNAVDKLVGERLLAGARLDDAVLLLSGRAGFEIVQKAARAGIALVAAMGAPSSLALRVAERSGMTLVGFLRPGRFNLYTGSGRIEP from the coding sequence GTGAGGGATTCCGCGGCCGATCCCGCGCTCGAGCTGTGGCCCGCGCGGGTCGTCGTCGACGGCGCAGCGCACGAGCTGCCCGATCCGGTGGTGGTCGAGGAGCCGCTCGAGATCCAGGTGGGCGGGCAGCCGCTGGTGGTCACCATGCGCACCCCCGGCCACGACCGGGAGCTCGCCGCCGGCTGGCTCTTCGGCGAGGGACTGATCGAGACGCGCGAGGACCTGCTGGCGCTCGTAGACGGCGCCGCGGCGGGCCGTGCGAACGTGGTGGACGTGCGGCTGCGCGACGAGCGCGCGGTCGCGGCCGCACGGGCGGCGCGCGGTTTCCTCTCGGCCTCGGCCTGCGGCGTGTGCGGGAAGACCGCCATCGAGCACGTCTTCGCGCGCGGGCTCCCCGCGCTGCCCGGCGGCCGGCCGCAAGTCGCGCGCGCCTGGCTCGAGGGGCTTCCCGCGCGCATGCGCGCCGCGCAGCCGCTCTTCGCGCGCACGGGCGGCCTGCACGCAGCCGCCCTCTTCGCCGCAGGCGGAGAGCTCGCCGTGCTGCGCGAGGACGTGGGCCGCCACAACGCCGTCGACAAGCTCGTGGGCGAGCGCCTGCTCGCCGGCGCCCGGCTCGACGACGCCGTGCTCCTGCTCTCGGGCCGGGCCGGCTTCGAGATCGTGCAGAAGGCGGCGCGCGCCGGGATCGCGCTCGTGGCCGCGATGGGTGCCCCGTCGAGCCTGGCGCTGCGCGTGGCGGAGCGCAGCGGCATGACCCTGGTCGGCTTCCTGCGCCCCGGCCGCTTCAACCTCTACACCGGTTCGGGTCGGATCGAACCATGA
- a CDS encoding CBS domain-containing protein translates to MKARDLMQRDVVTIDAAASLLDAHRLFVEEEISGAPVVDEDGHVVGVVSARDLLRAVEEERDTALVQTNYFRDSEEFSGPDWQGAPEDFQDRLASRTVAEAMSPDVISVAPDASVAEVARTLRAHRVHRVLVATDEALVGLLSAFDLIALLEKDAPGR, encoded by the coding sequence ATGAAGGCGCGTGATCTGATGCAGCGCGACGTGGTCACGATCGACGCGGCCGCGTCGCTCCTCGACGCCCACCGCCTCTTCGTCGAGGAGGAGATCTCCGGCGCGCCGGTCGTGGACGAGGACGGCCACGTGGTCGGTGTCGTCTCGGCGCGCGACCTCCTGCGCGCCGTCGAGGAGGAGCGCGACACCGCGCTGGTACAGACCAACTACTTCCGCGACAGCGAGGAGTTCTCGGGTCCCGACTGGCAGGGTGCGCCCGAGGACTTCCAGGACCGGCTCGCCAGCCGGACGGTCGCGGAGGCGATGTCGCCCGACGTGATCAGCGTGGCCCCCGATGCGAGCGTGGCCGAGGTTGCGCGGACGCTGCGTGCGCACCGCGTCCACCGCGTGCTCGTCGCGACCGACGAGGCCCTCGTGGGCCTGCTCTCCGCCTTCGACCTGATCGCGCTGCTCGAGAAGGACGCGCCCGGGCGCTGA
- a CDS encoding DUF3604 domain-containing protein — MRKQVVAVLVLSVVGVAGAPAARAAEARVACASRDPLRRAFFGDVHVHTRHSLDAATQGTRNGPHEAYRFARGEAIGIQPYTADGQPLRTIRLARPLDFAAVTDHAELFGEVTICETPGLPGHDAMLCRLHRSWPRASFFVMNTLTSYPEHPERRGFCGPDGRDCRAAAAHPWNDIQAAAEAFQDPSAACAFTTFVGYEWTAAPGSDNLHRNVLFRSAAVPALPISSVEEPTPEGLWAALERTCLRAGPAAPGCDVLVIPHNSNLGNGRMFALPPGADAGYARRRAALEPLVEVMQHKGDSECRPGPGVVDEQCGFEKLPYQNFQGKFVRWLADEPPAASFVRDALKQGLAAYARQGVNPFAFGLVAGTDSHLAAAGLVAESADYPGHGGAGTPAASALPPGLVDDVEFNPGGLAVLWAEENSREALFAAMRRREAYGTSGPRIGLRVFAGWELPDDLCARDARDFAQAGYAGGVPMGAVLPPPPAGARAPRFALQALRDPEAEGAPLERLQIVKGWLGPDGALHEQVFDVAGDAGAAGVDPATCAPRPDAGGAAALCAVWDDPAFDPAAPAFWYARVLQTPTCRWHTLACRRAGITCSAGAPPEGFGGCCDPAVPRTIQERAWASPAWHEPQDRAARASR; from the coding sequence ATGCGGAAGCAGGTCGTGGCGGTCCTCGTGCTGTCGGTGGTGGGGGTGGCAGGCGCGCCGGCCGCGCGGGCAGCCGAGGCGCGCGTGGCCTGCGCCTCGCGCGACCCGCTGCGCCGCGCCTTCTTCGGCGACGTCCACGTCCACACCCGCCACTCGCTCGACGCCGCCACCCAGGGGACCCGCAACGGCCCCCACGAGGCCTACCGCTTCGCGCGCGGCGAGGCGATCGGGATCCAGCCCTACACGGCGGACGGCCAGCCGCTGCGCACGATCCGCCTCGCGCGCCCGCTCGACTTCGCCGCTGTCACCGACCACGCGGAGCTCTTCGGCGAGGTCACGATCTGCGAGACGCCGGGGCTTCCGGGACACGACGCGATGCTGTGCCGGCTGCACCGGAGCTGGCCGCGCGCGTCCTTCTTCGTGATGAACACCCTCACGAGCTATCCCGAGCACCCCGAGCGCCGCGGCTTCTGCGGCCCGGACGGGCGCGACTGCCGCGCTGCCGCAGCCCACCCCTGGAACGACATCCAGGCCGCGGCCGAGGCCTTCCAGGACCCCAGCGCGGCCTGCGCCTTCACCACCTTCGTCGGCTACGAGTGGACCGCCGCACCGGGCAGCGACAACCTGCACCGCAACGTGCTGTTCCGCAGCGCGGCGGTGCCCGCGCTCCCGATCAGCTCGGTCGAGGAGCCGACGCCCGAGGGCCTGTGGGCCGCGCTCGAGCGCACCTGCCTGCGCGCGGGCCCGGCGGCGCCCGGCTGCGACGTGCTCGTGATCCCGCACAACTCGAACCTCGGCAACGGCCGGATGTTCGCGCTCCCGCCGGGCGCCGACGCCGGCTACGCGCGCCGGCGCGCCGCGCTCGAGCCGCTCGTCGAGGTGATGCAGCACAAGGGCGACTCCGAGTGCCGCCCGGGCCCCGGCGTCGTGGACGAGCAGTGTGGCTTCGAGAAGCTCCCCTACCAGAACTTCCAGGGCAAGTTCGTGCGCTGGCTCGCCGACGAGCCGCCGGCCGCGAGCTTCGTGCGCGACGCGCTGAAGCAGGGCCTTGCCGCCTACGCGCGGCAGGGGGTCAACCCCTTCGCCTTCGGCCTCGTCGCCGGGACCGACTCGCACCTCGCGGCCGCGGGCCTGGTCGCCGAGAGCGCGGACTACCCCGGCCACGGCGGGGCCGGCACGCCGGCCGCGAGCGCGCTGCCGCCCGGGCTCGTCGACGACGTCGAGTTCAACCCGGGCGGGCTCGCGGTGCTCTGGGCGGAGGAGAACTCGCGCGAGGCGCTCTTCGCGGCGATGCGGCGCCGCGAGGCCTACGGCACGAGCGGGCCGCGCATCGGGCTGCGCGTCTTCGCCGGCTGGGAGCTGCCGGACGACCTGTGCGCGCGCGACGCCCGGGACTTCGCGCAGGCCGGCTACGCGGGCGGCGTGCCGATGGGCGCCGTCCTCCCGCCCCCGCCGGCCGGCGCGCGGGCGCCGCGCTTCGCGCTCCAGGCGCTGCGCGATCCCGAGGCCGAGGGCGCGCCGCTCGAGCGGCTCCAGATCGTGAAGGGCTGGCTCGGCCCGGACGGCGCGCTGCACGAGCAGGTCTTCGACGTGGCCGGGGACGCCGGCGCCGCCGGCGTCGACCCCGCGACCTGCGCGCCGCGCCCCGACGCGGGCGGCGCCGCGGCCCTCTGCGCGGTCTGGGACGACCCCGCCTTCGACCCGGCCGCGCCAGCCTTCTGGTACGCGCGCGTCCTCCAGACCCCGACCTGCCGCTGGCACACGCTCGCCTGTCGCCGAGCCGGCATCACGTGCTCGGCCGGCGCGCCGCCCGAGGGCTTCGGCGGCTGCTGCGACCCGGCCGTCCCGCGCACGATCCAGGAGCGCGCGTGGGCGTCGCCGGCCTGGCACGAGCCGCAGGACCGGGCCGCGCGCGCTTCGCGGTGA
- a CDS encoding isocitrate lyase/PEP mutase family protein — MMTRPPSPAAAPTGGPSGRLRALLEKPGLRVMPCCFDALSARLVERAGFELTFMSGFAVAAARLALPDTGLVSYGEMVERGREICAAVSIPVIGDADTGYGNAVNAKRTVRGYARAGFACVMIEDQLAPKRCGHTRGKAVVARAEALARMRAVLDAREEARAEGHDLLVMARTDARAGHGLDEAIARGRAFAELGADLVFVEAPRDEAELARVAREIPAPVMANLVEDGDTPALPPARLEALGFKIAAYPLTLLHASVYAMQEALAGLREGRPLERRLSFAALRELLGFDAYDAEASRYAGEGG; from the coding sequence ATGATGACGCGTCCGCCCTCGCCTGCCGCAGCGCCCACCGGCGGACCCTCGGGACGCCTGCGCGCGCTGCTCGAGAAGCCGGGCCTGCGGGTCATGCCCTGCTGCTTCGACGCGCTCTCGGCGCGCCTCGTCGAGCGCGCCGGCTTCGAGCTCACCTTCATGAGCGGCTTCGCGGTCGCCGCCGCCCGCCTGGCGCTGCCCGACACCGGCCTCGTCTCCTACGGCGAGATGGTCGAGCGCGGGCGCGAGATCTGTGCGGCCGTCTCGATCCCGGTGATCGGCGACGCCGACACCGGCTACGGCAACGCCGTGAACGCCAAGCGGACGGTGCGCGGCTACGCGCGCGCCGGCTTCGCCTGCGTGATGATCGAGGACCAGCTCGCGCCCAAGCGCTGCGGGCACACCCGCGGCAAGGCGGTGGTGGCGCGGGCCGAGGCGCTGGCCCGGATGCGCGCCGTGCTCGACGCGCGCGAGGAGGCGCGCGCCGAGGGCCACGACCTCCTCGTGATGGCGCGCACCGACGCGCGCGCCGGCCACGGGCTCGACGAGGCGATCGCGCGCGGCCGGGCCTTCGCGGAGCTCGGCGCAGACCTGGTCTTCGTCGAGGCGCCGCGCGACGAGGCCGAGCTGGCCCGGGTGGCGCGCGAGATTCCGGCGCCCGTGATGGCCAACCTCGTCGAGGACGGGGACACCCCCGCCCTGCCGCCCGCCCGGCTCGAGGCGCTCGGCTTCAAGATCGCCGCCTACCCGCTGACCCTCCTGCACGCCTCCGTGTACGCGATGCAGGAGGCGCTCGCGGGCCTGCGCGAGGGCCGGCCGCTCGAGCGCCGGCTCTCCTTCGCCGCCCTGCGCGAGCTGCTCGGCTTCGACGCCTACGACGCCGAGGCGAGCCGCTACGCCGGCGAGGGCGGCTAG
- a CDS encoding PEP-CTERM sorting domain-containing protein (PEP-CTERM proteins occur, often in large numbers, in the proteomes of bacteria that also encode an exosortase, a predicted intramembrane cysteine proteinase. The presence of a PEP-CTERM domain at a protein's C-terminus predicts cleavage within the sorting domain, followed by covalent anchoring to some some component of the (usually Gram-negative) cell surface. Many PEP-CTERM proteins exhibit an unusual sequence composition that includes large numbers of potential glycosylation sites. Expression of one such protein has been shown restore the ability of a bacterium to form floc, a type of biofilm.), protein MSPHPPVRRRSRGRRSLAARLAPALAFVLVAPAAHAVSFTAVTPALTAANSTNLLVDTNRPPVTRVRDRTLGVVSSSANSFQTRYAMLVGTDIGNRASITESFTADYTITLSILGNAGEPWSLLLDTSRVGALTILNDGNGSASATLGAVTGGATGGALVGSLGLAAVGTATNAGVANTSVDLPFSQLGSARIDGVGTGAVQTVVLSFAWTASATSTRQGNNGDEAAVRMGRTSTASSFAADDYPGVAFPRTQALDGHFVTATLVPEPQTALLLGAGLLGLAGLGRRRA, encoded by the coding sequence GTGTCCCCCCATCCCCCCGTCCGCCGTCGCTCGCGCGGCCGGCGCAGCCTTGCCGCACGCCTCGCCCCCGCCCTGGCCTTCGTGCTCGTGGCCCCGGCCGCCCACGCCGTCTCGTTCACCGCGGTCACGCCCGCGCTCACCGCCGCGAACAGCACCAACCTGCTGGTCGACACGAACCGGCCGCCCGTCACCCGCGTCCGGGACCGGACCCTGGGCGTCGTGTCGAGCAGCGCGAACAGCTTCCAGACCCGCTACGCGATGCTGGTCGGCACCGACATCGGGAACCGCGCGTCCATCACCGAGAGCTTCACCGCGGACTACACGATCACGCTGTCGATCCTCGGCAACGCCGGTGAGCCCTGGTCGCTGCTGCTCGACACGAGCCGGGTCGGTGCGCTCACGATCCTGAACGACGGCAACGGCTCGGCCAGCGCGACGCTCGGTGCGGTCACGGGCGGAGCGACGGGTGGGGCCCTCGTCGGCAGCCTCGGGCTCGCCGCCGTGGGCACGGCCACCAACGCCGGCGTGGCCAACACCAGCGTCGACCTGCCCTTCTCGCAGCTCGGGAGCGCCCGGATCGACGGCGTCGGCACCGGTGCCGTGCAGACGGTGGTCCTGAGCTTCGCCTGGACCGCCAGCGCGACCTCGACCCGTCAGGGCAACAACGGCGACGAGGCCGCCGTCCGCATGGGGCGGACCTCCACCGCGAGCTCCTTCGCCGCCGACGACTATCCCGGCGTGGCCTTCCCGCGCACCCAGGCGCTCGACGGCCACTTCGTGACCGCGACCCTGGTCCCGGAGCCCCAGACGGCGCTGCTGCTCGGCGCGGGTCTGCTCGGACTCGCGGGCCTCGGGCGGCGGCGCGCCTGA
- a CDS encoding bifunctional acetate--CoA ligase family protein/GNAT family N-acetyltransferase, which translates to MSVRNLELLLRPRSIAVVGASNTAGSVGAVVMRNLLRGGFQGPVMPVHPRDQAVAGVLAYPDVKRLPVVPDLAVICTPPAAVPGIVAALADAGTRAAVVLTAGFGSTTDGSGRPLRAALDEAVGRRGFRLLGPNCLGLLVPGIGLDASFAHVGALPGELAFVSQSGAICTAVLDWAREARVGFSCFASVGDTADVDAADLLDWFGADPGTHAILLYLESLPGQQGGAPRAARKFLSAARAAARNKPVLVLKAGRSPASAQAALSHTGRLAGADEVFDAALRRAGMLRVDTIQELFDAAETLVRSPRLRGNRMAIVSNGGGLAVLATDTLVARGGTLAALAPATIERLDAVLPRTWSRANPVDLIGDADGARYERALGIVLEDPGVDVVLALHAPTAIASGEEAARAVARALGGLGARRAALPSVVTSWVGHAEAARRILREAGIASYESPDDAIAACAHLLAFRRNQELLAETPPSLPEDGALPGSDARRVIEAALAEGRELLSEAEAKAVLAAYRVPVVETRVARDAEQAVELAEAIGSPVALKILSPDVTHKSDVGGVALDLEGPGAVRRAAERMAERLRVLAPGAHLTGYTVQAMARRPGALELIAGIASDPIFGPVVLFGQGGTAVEVIADRAMALPPLNASLARELISRTRVSRLLAGWRQHPPADLDALAHALVQVAQIAVDLPEVVELDVNPLLADAAGVLALDARIRVRRAGAAAGAHLAIRPYPREQEETIALRDGAQVLLRPIRPEDEPAHHAFHDQLEPEDIRFRFFNLVRKLPHSQMARFTQIDYDREMAFLALPATGAPGTLGVVRTITDPDNEHAEFAIVVRSDQKGRGLGRALLEKMIRYCRARGTGELVGQVLPDNRAMLELAHALGFRSRFLPEDGAVEVRLALRGAGSA; encoded by the coding sequence ATGAGCGTCCGGAACCTCGAGCTCCTCCTGCGCCCGCGCAGCATCGCCGTGGTCGGGGCGTCCAACACCGCGGGCAGCGTCGGCGCCGTGGTGATGCGCAACCTGCTGCGCGGCGGCTTCCAGGGGCCGGTGATGCCGGTCCACCCGCGCGACCAGGCCGTCGCGGGCGTGCTCGCCTACCCCGACGTGAAGCGCCTGCCGGTGGTGCCCGACCTGGCCGTGATCTGCACGCCCCCGGCGGCCGTGCCCGGGATCGTCGCGGCGCTGGCCGACGCCGGGACCCGCGCCGCCGTGGTCCTGACGGCCGGGTTCGGCAGCACGACCGACGGCAGCGGCCGGCCGCTGCGCGCAGCGCTCGACGAGGCCGTGGGCCGGCGCGGCTTCCGGCTGCTCGGCCCGAACTGCCTGGGCCTGCTCGTCCCGGGCATCGGCCTCGACGCGAGCTTCGCCCACGTCGGGGCCCTGCCCGGCGAGCTCGCCTTCGTGTCCCAGTCCGGCGCGATCTGTACGGCCGTGCTCGACTGGGCGCGCGAGGCGCGGGTCGGCTTCTCGTGCTTCGCGTCGGTGGGCGACACCGCCGACGTGGACGCGGCGGACCTGCTCGACTGGTTCGGCGCCGATCCCGGGACGCACGCCATCCTGCTCTACCTGGAGAGCCTCCCGGGCCAGCAGGGCGGCGCGCCGCGGGCGGCCCGCAAGTTCCTCTCCGCGGCACGTGCGGCCGCCCGCAACAAGCCCGTCCTGGTCCTGAAGGCCGGCCGCAGCCCCGCGAGTGCACAGGCGGCGCTCTCGCACACCGGCCGGCTGGCCGGCGCCGACGAGGTCTTCGACGCGGCGCTGCGACGCGCCGGCATGCTCCGCGTCGACACCATCCAGGAGCTCTTCGACGCCGCCGAGACCCTGGTGCGCTCGCCGCGCCTGCGCGGCAACCGCATGGCGATCGTTTCGAACGGGGGCGGCCTGGCGGTGCTCGCGACCGACACGCTCGTCGCGCGCGGAGGCACGCTCGCCGCGCTCGCGCCGGCCACGATCGAGCGCCTCGACGCCGTGCTGCCCCGGACCTGGTCGCGCGCCAACCCGGTGGACCTGATCGGCGACGCCGACGGCGCGCGCTACGAGCGGGCGCTCGGGATCGTGCTCGAGGACCCGGGCGTCGACGTGGTGCTGGCGCTCCACGCGCCGACCGCGATCGCCTCTGGCGAGGAGGCGGCGCGCGCGGTCGCGCGCGCGCTCGGGGGCCTCGGGGCGCGCCGCGCGGCGCTGCCGAGCGTCGTGACGAGCTGGGTCGGCCACGCCGAGGCCGCGCGCCGCATCCTGCGCGAGGCCGGCATCGCGAGCTACGAGAGCCCCGACGACGCGATCGCGGCCTGCGCGCACCTGCTGGCCTTCCGGCGCAACCAGGAGCTGCTGGCCGAGACGCCACCCTCGCTGCCCGAGGACGGGGCGCTGCCCGGCAGCGACGCGCGCCGGGTGATCGAGGCGGCGCTGGCCGAGGGGCGCGAGCTCCTGAGCGAGGCCGAGGCCAAGGCGGTGCTCGCCGCCTATCGCGTGCCGGTGGTGGAGACGCGCGTGGCGCGCGACGCGGAGCAGGCGGTCGAGCTCGCGGAGGCGATCGGCTCTCCGGTCGCGCTCAAGATCCTCTCGCCCGACGTGACGCACAAGTCCGACGTGGGCGGCGTCGCCCTCGACCTCGAGGGGCCCGGGGCCGTGCGGCGCGCCGCGGAGCGCATGGCCGAGCGCCTCCGTGTGCTCGCGCCCGGGGCGCACCTCACGGGCTACACGGTGCAGGCGATGGCGCGCCGGCCCGGGGCGCTCGAGCTGATCGCGGGGATCGCCAGCGACCCGATCTTCGGGCCGGTCGTGCTCTTCGGGCAGGGCGGGACGGCCGTCGAGGTGATCGCGGATCGCGCCATGGCGCTGCCACCGCTCAACGCGAGCCTGGCCCGCGAGCTGATCTCACGCACGCGCGTGTCGCGCCTGCTCGCGGGCTGGCGGCAGCACCCCCCCGCCGACCTCGACGCGCTGGCGCACGCCCTGGTCCAGGTGGCCCAGATCGCCGTCGATCTGCCCGAGGTCGTCGAGCTCGACGTGAATCCGCTGCTGGCCGACGCGGCCGGCGTGCTGGCGCTCGACGCGCGCATCCGCGTCCGGCGTGCCGGGGCCGCGGCGGGCGCGCACCTCGCGATCCGGCCCTATCCGCGGGAGCAGGAGGAGACGATCGCGCTGCGCGACGGGGCGCAGGTGCTGCTACGGCCGATCCGGCCCGAGGACGAGCCGGCCCATCACGCGTTCCACGACCAGCTCGAGCCCGAGGACATCCGCTTCCGCTTCTTCAACCTGGTGCGCAAGCTCCCCCACTCGCAGATGGCCCGCTTCACCCAGATCGACTACGACCGCGAGATGGCCTTCCTGGCCCTGCCCGCCACCGGCGCGCCCGGGACGCTCGGGGTGGTGCGCACGATCACCGATCCCGACAACGAGCACGCGGAGTTCGCGATCGTCGTGCGCTCGGACCAGAAGGGGCGCGGGCTCGGCCGCGCGCTGCTCGAGAAGATGATCCGCTACTGCCGGGCGCGCGGCACGGGCGAGCTGGTCGGACAGGTGCTGCCGGACAACCGCGCGATGCTCGAGCTGGCCCACGCGCTGGGCTTCCGCAGCCGGTTCCTGCCGGAGGACGGCGCCGTCGAGGTGCGTCTCGCGCTGCGGGGCGCGGGGAGCGCCTGA